A genomic segment from Xyrauchen texanus isolate HMW12.3.18 chromosome 21, RBS_HiC_50CHRs, whole genome shotgun sequence encodes:
- the LOC127661632 gene encoding NACHT and WD repeat domain-containing protein 2 isoform X1, which translates to MACVQIYLCSNPEDSVVERRLLRESVFPKLREYCRRMHGVDFRVIDPYEAADPKKWCSQRARLQLLEDCRTNSIGPFFVGLVGEQYGDACLPEQIEVSEFQCLLLVCERMGLRTDILKRCYQRDENAIPPSFVHIKHYGIQQENPIEENDWSEVLPEVRRILQDVVKHCIQEGTMTHDKSQKYFRSALDTDIRFAYEDPSTKDNARCLCYVHKITFQRKANRLLPNEQAQTDRLSQLRDHFLPSLVGSHKALVYCLTTESNCWQGYLPEMRLNFAVGLSEQLHTDLKGLIDRAISKREQASVIDKFGQNDLCRIFSSLYRIERAEIKHIKAYLEERNTKFPFVLNGRPCSGKTVLLAHCASQASIWLKDLDPVIIVYFIDINSSLRQLLKTLCESLASGYKHLYSTCLNDIFQLKEHFKRLLNANLMSRNLLVLIVDGLDQLPVTDGPLDLTWLPKTLPPNLKLLISCTANSPAICSTLKIYYPESTLFCELQPVESKSCSQLLTTLLQASNRKITSGQQVHVNQAFKKCSIPLNVELFHRQSSLWSSEFEITENMLVQGIHNKIVLMFDHLERKHGKALVSRALSYLTLARYGMTAAELTDVLSCDDEVLASFLPPNDCIPLSLRVPEVSVESLLFDLKGFLELWNIWGTQILFWVSRHFRLAICKKYLCSMATRQKLHNVLSVYFSGSWADGKANPLIFDEDFKIPGSLDKTQKIYTDRQVPSQPWIFCPPSFMSTAISSKERTHANLRKLHELPFHLLKSGRLEELGNQMTSQVFLQAMLQAMMGDELLLWLERTSQLFFPRELQLLSIILRSSACLLCNNPADLPTVLQAKLLPFLSVYPTLEECVYPAKSDDVIRRNGLNSVLSPVPLVPYTHCTLNESKASHITQSAGSHSGTVVVILENGAAWVCNGGVFEASKLPESSHLRFTSVSSCENIFLLSSHCGKLVLWDTNAPTRPQEIRTRHTEKGESSILEGFLVSNDKLFVWWKGQNVVNIFVEREEYTQLHCTHEITCVSCSEGGNIIYCGQNESSVTIFDWANGQLLATITCPKKIPLIDMIHVSECDELLTCIDEAGNVFAWNLEIITEPVLISETHCRTLEKVLNIDHKRDNFLLICKRQQIQLIDIHQMDVLDQLNPPKGKTFKIAFMDRDSHFILGLLSNCPFLLVWNCASGQCVLSLDTNGQTSNLLNCGAIYLAAITNSCVLIWDMDLITASAMAPKSGKRVEMVVVGCHGKSCYSTDGSEYVWKWEVLKGKVEGYFFHHGSVDSMSISADGDYLVTIATGDIYVWDTNSGKNLHRISGSQAYNVLITPKGNTGVTLSETSPSRVWKLQSGHKICSIHLHLRNPIISSESTFLFGIDTGDLLAVSLWSGNVSKRFSCSDQSDVVAFHSLLNHPDYVIVASATGSLYSWRLTEDTICHQFQLPESFLCQPEVFRLSSDVGYAILSITESTINILDLSKSMLCSLRTEGPVQQSYVAVGISNQYVVYICYSSQECQNVFCDLHEKPILVVVRMADGETVGRFYLCKKPSTLTVSDDLLVFVGFEDGSVGVYAVNDVKMSDTNWKGDGQRLIPLCPLEESLMWVPLVNPNLTWVELASLKSF; encoded by the exons ATGGCTTGTGTTCAAATATATCTGTGCTCCAATCCAGAGG ATTCTGTGGTTGAGAGGAGGTTGCTGAGGGAGAGTGTTTTCCCCAAACTGAGAGAATACTGTAGACGCATGCATGGGGTTGACTTCAGG GTTATTGACCCTTATGAAGCAGCTGATCCCAAAAAATGGTGTTCGCAGCGGGCACGACTGCAGCTGCTGGAGGATTGCAGGACGAATTCTATCGGCCCTTTCTTTGTG GGGTTGGTGGGAGAACAGTATGGTGATGCATGTTTACCTGAGCAGATTGAAGTCTCAGAGTTCCAGTGTCTTCTGCTGGTGTGCGAGCGCATGGGCCTCAGGACAGACATCCTGAAAAGATGCTACCAGAGAGATGAGAATGCCATACCTCCTTCATTTGTTCATATTAAACACTATGGTATCCAG CAAGAAAATCCAATTGAGGAGAACGACTGGTCCGAGGTACTTCCTGAGGTGAGGAGAATCCTTCAAGATGTTGTGAAACATTGTATCCAGGAGGGCACTATGACACATGACAAATCTCAGAAATATTTTCGGTCTG CCCTTGATACTGACATCCGCTTTGCATATGAAGACCCTTCTACCAAAGATAATGCGAGATGTCTTTGCTACGTTCATAAAATAACTTTCCAAAGGAAAGCTAATAGATTGCTCCCTAACGAACAAGCCCAGACAGACCGGCTGTCCCAGCTCCGAGATCACTTCCTGCCAAGCTTGGTTGGCTCGCACAAGGCCCTGGTGTACTGCCTCACCACAGAGTCTAATTGTTGGCAAGGTTACTTGCCTGAAATGAGACTGAACTTTGCTGTTGGTCTGAGTGAACAGCTACATACAGATCTTAAGGGTCTCATTGATCGTGCCATCTCAAAAAGAGAACAGGCTTCTGTCATCGATAAATTTGGCCAGAATGATTTGTGTCGCATCTTTTCTTCCCTTTACAGAATTGAACGTGCagaaatcaaacatattaaagcaTACTTGGAGGAAAGAAATACCAAATTTCCCTTTGTACTCAATGGTAGACCATGTTCAGGCAAAACTGTGCTTCTGGCTCACTGTGCAAGTCAG GCATCCATTTGGTTGAAGGATCTGGATCCTGTGATTATTGTGTACTTCATAGATATCAACAGCTCCCTGAGACAGCTTCTCAAAACCCTTTGTGAAAGTCTTGCTTCAGGCTACAAGCATCTATACAGTACCTGTCTTAACGACATCTTTCAACTGAAAGAACATTTCAAAAGGCTCCTGAATGCAAACTTGATGTCCAGGAATCTCTTGGTGCTCATCGTAGATGGGCTTGACCAACTGCCAGTGACTGATGGACCACTGGATTTGACATGGCTTCCCAAGACTTTACCTCCAAATTTAAAGCTTCTCATCTCCTGCACGGCAAACAGCCCTGCCATTTGTTCTACTCTGAAGATATATTATCCAGAATCAACCCTGTTCTGCGAGTTGCAGCCAGTAGAGAGTAAAAGCTGTAGTCAGCTATTGACAACACTTCTTCAGGCATCCAATAGGAAGATCACCTCAGGCCAACAGGTGCATGTGAATCAGGCTTTTAAGAAATGCTCCATCCCACTAAATGTAGAGCTTTTTCATAGACAGTCAAGCCTCTGGAGCTCAGAGTTTGAAATCACAGAGAACATGTTGGTCCAAGGCATCCATAATAAAATTGTTTTGATGTTTGATCATCTGGAGAGGAAGCATGGGAAAGCTTTGGTCTCCAGAGCTTTAAGCTATCTTACCTTGGCCAGGTATGGCATGACTGCAGCTGAGCTGACTGATGTTCTTTCTTGTGATGATGAAGTTTTAGCATCTTTCCTTCCGCCAAATGACTGTATACCACTTTCGTTGAGGGTGCCTGAGGTTTCGGTGGAAAGTCTTCTTTTCGACCTTAAGGGGTTTCTAGAGCTGTGGAACATTTGGGGTACCCAAATTCTTTTCTGGGTCAGCAGACACTTCCGTTTGGCAATATGCAAGAAATACCTATGTTCAATGGCAACGCGTCAGAAACTGCATAATGTTCTGTCAGTCTATTTTAGTGGCTCATGGGCTGATGGCAAAGCAAACCCTTTGATTTTTGATGAAGACTTCAAAATTCCAGGCTCTTTAGACAAAACACAGAAGATCTACACTGATCGACAAGTGCCTAGTCAACCTTGGATCTTCTGTCCCCCTTCCTTTATGTCTACTGCCATTAGTTCAAAAGAGAGAACACATGCTAATCTGAGGAAACTCCATGAACTCCCATTCCATCTGTTGAAAAGTGGGAGACTTGAGGAGCTTGGTAACCAAATGACTTCTCAAGTATTCCTCCAGGCAATGCTGCAAGCAATGATGGGTGACGAACTGTTACTGTGGCTCGAGAGGACATCTCAGCTGTTTTTTCCCAGAGAACTTCAGCTCCTAAGCATCATCCTACGATCTTCTGCTTGTCTACTGTGCAACAACCCTGCTGACCTGCCAACAGTACTGCAGGCCAAACTCCTTCCTTTTCTGAGTGTTTACCCTACATTGGAGGAATGTGTTTATCCGGCAaaatctgatgatgtcatcaggagaaATGGGCTCAATTCTGTGCTATCCCCAGTTCCTTTGGTCCCTTATACCCATTGTACCCTAAATGAGTCCAAAGCTTCCCATATTACACAATCAGCTGGATCTCACTCTGGCACTGTAGTGGTTATCCTGGAGAATGGTGCTGCTTGGGTTTGTAATGGAGGTGTATTTGAAGCTTCCAAACTACCAGAGTCATCTCATCTGCGGTTCACAAGCGTCAGTAGCTGTGAAAATATATTTCTTCTCAGCAGCCATTGTGGTAAGCTTGTGTTATGGGATACAAACGCTCCCACACGCCCTCAAGAAATTCGAACCCGACACACAGAAAAGGGTGAAAGCTCCATTCTTGAGGGGTTTTTGGTGTCCAATGACAAACTATTTGTGTGGTGGAAAGGACAAAATGTTGTCAATATATTTGTCGAGAGAGAGGAATATACCCAGCTGCACTGCACTCATGAGATAACCTGTGTGTCATGTTCTGAGGGTGGTAATATAATTTACTGTGGACAGAATGAAAGTTCTGTGACAATATTTGATTGGGCCAATGGCCAGCTTCTTGCCACTATCACTTGTCCAAAAAAGATACCATTAATTGACATGATTCATGTCTCTGAATGTGATGAGCTACTAACTTGCATAGATGAAGCTGGGAATGTGTTTGCTTGGAATCTTGAGATTATAACAGAACCAGTTCTGATAAGTGAGACCCATTGCAGAACCTTGGAGAAGGTGTTAAACATTGACCACAAAAGGGACAACTTTCTCCTCATTTGTAAAAGGCAACAAATACAACTTATTGACATTCATCAAATGGATGTGCTCGATCAATTAAATCCACcaaaaggaaaaacatttaaGATAGCATTTATGGATCGAGACTCCCACTTCATCCTTGGTTTGCTTAGCAATTGCCCATTTCTGCTAGTGTGGAACTGTGCCAGTGGACAATGTGTGTTGAGTTTGGACACAAATGGTCAAACTAGTAATCTTCTGAATTGTGGGGCCATTTACCTGGCAGCAATCACAAATTCATGTGTTCTTATTTGGGACATGGATCTTATCACGGCTTCAGCAATGGCCCCAAAATCTGGAAAGAGGGTGGAGATGGTGGTTGTGGGATGTCATGGAAAAAGCTGCTACTCAACAGATGGCTCAGAATATGTATGGAAGTGGGAGGTTTTGAAGGGTAAAGTTGAAGGTTATTTCTTTCACCATGGTTCTGTGGACTCCATGTCCATCTCTGCAGATGGTGACTACCTTGTGACTATTGCAACAGGAGACATCTATGTCTGGGACACCAACAGTGGGAAAAACCTTCACAGAATCTCAGGCAGTCAAGCATACAATGTTTTAATAACTCCCAAAGGGAACACTGGAGTAACCCTTTCAGAGACCAGCCCATCAAGGGTTTGGAAGCTGCAGAGTGGCCACAAGATTTGCAGCATTCATCTTCATCTCAGAAATCCAATCATTTCATCAGAGAGCACCTTCCTTTTTGGTATTGACACTGGGGACCTCCTGGCTGTAAGTCTCTGGTCTGGTAATGTTAGCAAACGGTTCTCCTGCTCTGACCAGTCAGATGTTGTTGCCTTCCATTCTCTGCTTAACCATCCAGATTATGTGATTGTTGCTTCAGCCACAGGGTCTTTGTACTCCTGGAGGTTAACAGAGGATACTATTTGTCATCAATTCCAACTGCCAGAATCTTTCTTGTGCCAACCTGAGGTCTTCAGACTATCATCAGATGTTGGTTATGCCATCCTTTCAATCACTGAATCCACTATAAACATCTTAGACCTTTCCAAAAGTATGTTGTGCTCTTTGAGAACAGAAGGACCTGTTCAGCAGTCATATGTGGCTGTAGGCATATCTAATCAATATGTGGTATATATATGTTACTCCTCTCAGGAATGCCAGAATGTATTCTGTGATCTTCACGAAAAGCCGATACTGGTAGTTGTCCGTATGGCAGATGGGGAAACAGTTGGCAGGTTCTATTTGTGTAAGAAGCCCTCTACTCTAACCGTGTCAGATGATTTATTAGTGTTTGTAGGGTTTGAGGATGGTTCTGTTGGGGTCTATGCTGTTAATGACGTCAAGATGAGTGACACCAACTGGAAAGGAGATGGTCAAAGACTAATACCTTTGTGTCCATTAGAGGAGTCACTGATGTGGGTACCTCTGGTGAATCCTAACCTTACATGGGTTGAGTTGGCTTCTCTTAAATCATTCTAG
- the LOC127661632 gene encoding NACHT and WD repeat domain-containing protein 2 isoform X2: MHITGNQKVAGLIPTATTIVSLSKALNSRLLRGDCPCNKCTQENPIEENDWSEVLPEVRRILQDVVKHCIQEGTMTHDKSQKYFRSALDTDIRFAYEDPSTKDNARCLCYVHKITFQRKANRLLPNEQAQTDRLSQLRDHFLPSLVGSHKALVYCLTTESNCWQGYLPEMRLNFAVGLSEQLHTDLKGLIDRAISKREQASVIDKFGQNDLCRIFSSLYRIERAEIKHIKAYLEERNTKFPFVLNGRPCSGKTVLLAHCASQASIWLKDLDPVIIVYFIDINSSLRQLLKTLCESLASGYKHLYSTCLNDIFQLKEHFKRLLNANLMSRNLLVLIVDGLDQLPVTDGPLDLTWLPKTLPPNLKLLISCTANSPAICSTLKIYYPESTLFCELQPVESKSCSQLLTTLLQASNRKITSGQQVHVNQAFKKCSIPLNVELFHRQSSLWSSEFEITENMLVQGIHNKIVLMFDHLERKHGKALVSRALSYLTLARYGMTAAELTDVLSCDDEVLASFLPPNDCIPLSLRVPEVSVESLLFDLKGFLELWNIWGTQILFWVSRHFRLAICKKYLCSMATRQKLHNVLSVYFSGSWADGKANPLIFDEDFKIPGSLDKTQKIYTDRQVPSQPWIFCPPSFMSTAISSKERTHANLRKLHELPFHLLKSGRLEELGNQMTSQVFLQAMLQAMMGDELLLWLERTSQLFFPRELQLLSIILRSSACLLCNNPADLPTVLQAKLLPFLSVYPTLEECVYPAKSDDVIRRNGLNSVLSPVPLVPYTHCTLNESKASHITQSAGSHSGTVVVILENGAAWVCNGGVFEASKLPESSHLRFTSVSSCENIFLLSSHCGKLVLWDTNAPTRPQEIRTRHTEKGESSILEGFLVSNDKLFVWWKGQNVVNIFVEREEYTQLHCTHEITCVSCSEGGNIIYCGQNESSVTIFDWANGQLLATITCPKKIPLIDMIHVSECDELLTCIDEAGNVFAWNLEIITEPVLISETHCRTLEKVLNIDHKRDNFLLICKRQQIQLIDIHQMDVLDQLNPPKGKTFKIAFMDRDSHFILGLLSNCPFLLVWNCASGQCVLSLDTNGQTSNLLNCGAIYLAAITNSCVLIWDMDLITASAMAPKSGKRVEMVVVGCHGKSCYSTDGSEYVWKWEVLKGKVEGYFFHHGSVDSMSISADGDYLVTIATGDIYVWDTNSGKNLHRISGSQAYNVLITPKGNTGVTLSETSPSRVWKLQSGHKICSIHLHLRNPIISSESTFLFGIDTGDLLAVSLWSGNVSKRFSCSDQSDVVAFHSLLNHPDYVIVASATGSLYSWRLTEDTICHQFQLPESFLCQPEVFRLSSDVGYAILSITESTINILDLSKSMLCSLRTEGPVQQSYVAVGISNQYVVYICYSSQECQNVFCDLHEKPILVVVRMADGETVGRFYLCKKPSTLTVSDDLLVFVGFEDGSVGVYAVNDVKMSDTNWKGDGQRLIPLCPLEESLMWVPLVNPNLTWVELASLKSF; the protein is encoded by the exons atgcacataactggtaatcagaaggttgccggtttgatccccactgccaccaccattgtgtccttgagcaaggcacttaactccaggttgctccggggggattgtccctgtaataagtgcact CAAGAAAATCCAATTGAGGAGAACGACTGGTCCGAGGTACTTCCTGAGGTGAGGAGAATCCTTCAAGATGTTGTGAAACATTGTATCCAGGAGGGCACTATGACACATGACAAATCTCAGAAATATTTTCGGTCTG CCCTTGATACTGACATCCGCTTTGCATATGAAGACCCTTCTACCAAAGATAATGCGAGATGTCTTTGCTACGTTCATAAAATAACTTTCCAAAGGAAAGCTAATAGATTGCTCCCTAACGAACAAGCCCAGACAGACCGGCTGTCCCAGCTCCGAGATCACTTCCTGCCAAGCTTGGTTGGCTCGCACAAGGCCCTGGTGTACTGCCTCACCACAGAGTCTAATTGTTGGCAAGGTTACTTGCCTGAAATGAGACTGAACTTTGCTGTTGGTCTGAGTGAACAGCTACATACAGATCTTAAGGGTCTCATTGATCGTGCCATCTCAAAAAGAGAACAGGCTTCTGTCATCGATAAATTTGGCCAGAATGATTTGTGTCGCATCTTTTCTTCCCTTTACAGAATTGAACGTGCagaaatcaaacatattaaagcaTACTTGGAGGAAAGAAATACCAAATTTCCCTTTGTACTCAATGGTAGACCATGTTCAGGCAAAACTGTGCTTCTGGCTCACTGTGCAAGTCAG GCATCCATTTGGTTGAAGGATCTGGATCCTGTGATTATTGTGTACTTCATAGATATCAACAGCTCCCTGAGACAGCTTCTCAAAACCCTTTGTGAAAGTCTTGCTTCAGGCTACAAGCATCTATACAGTACCTGTCTTAACGACATCTTTCAACTGAAAGAACATTTCAAAAGGCTCCTGAATGCAAACTTGATGTCCAGGAATCTCTTGGTGCTCATCGTAGATGGGCTTGACCAACTGCCAGTGACTGATGGACCACTGGATTTGACATGGCTTCCCAAGACTTTACCTCCAAATTTAAAGCTTCTCATCTCCTGCACGGCAAACAGCCCTGCCATTTGTTCTACTCTGAAGATATATTATCCAGAATCAACCCTGTTCTGCGAGTTGCAGCCAGTAGAGAGTAAAAGCTGTAGTCAGCTATTGACAACACTTCTTCAGGCATCCAATAGGAAGATCACCTCAGGCCAACAGGTGCATGTGAATCAGGCTTTTAAGAAATGCTCCATCCCACTAAATGTAGAGCTTTTTCATAGACAGTCAAGCCTCTGGAGCTCAGAGTTTGAAATCACAGAGAACATGTTGGTCCAAGGCATCCATAATAAAATTGTTTTGATGTTTGATCATCTGGAGAGGAAGCATGGGAAAGCTTTGGTCTCCAGAGCTTTAAGCTATCTTACCTTGGCCAGGTATGGCATGACTGCAGCTGAGCTGACTGATGTTCTTTCTTGTGATGATGAAGTTTTAGCATCTTTCCTTCCGCCAAATGACTGTATACCACTTTCGTTGAGGGTGCCTGAGGTTTCGGTGGAAAGTCTTCTTTTCGACCTTAAGGGGTTTCTAGAGCTGTGGAACATTTGGGGTACCCAAATTCTTTTCTGGGTCAGCAGACACTTCCGTTTGGCAATATGCAAGAAATACCTATGTTCAATGGCAACGCGTCAGAAACTGCATAATGTTCTGTCAGTCTATTTTAGTGGCTCATGGGCTGATGGCAAAGCAAACCCTTTGATTTTTGATGAAGACTTCAAAATTCCAGGCTCTTTAGACAAAACACAGAAGATCTACACTGATCGACAAGTGCCTAGTCAACCTTGGATCTTCTGTCCCCCTTCCTTTATGTCTACTGCCATTAGTTCAAAAGAGAGAACACATGCTAATCTGAGGAAACTCCATGAACTCCCATTCCATCTGTTGAAAAGTGGGAGACTTGAGGAGCTTGGTAACCAAATGACTTCTCAAGTATTCCTCCAGGCAATGCTGCAAGCAATGATGGGTGACGAACTGTTACTGTGGCTCGAGAGGACATCTCAGCTGTTTTTTCCCAGAGAACTTCAGCTCCTAAGCATCATCCTACGATCTTCTGCTTGTCTACTGTGCAACAACCCTGCTGACCTGCCAACAGTACTGCAGGCCAAACTCCTTCCTTTTCTGAGTGTTTACCCTACATTGGAGGAATGTGTTTATCCGGCAaaatctgatgatgtcatcaggagaaATGGGCTCAATTCTGTGCTATCCCCAGTTCCTTTGGTCCCTTATACCCATTGTACCCTAAATGAGTCCAAAGCTTCCCATATTACACAATCAGCTGGATCTCACTCTGGCACTGTAGTGGTTATCCTGGAGAATGGTGCTGCTTGGGTTTGTAATGGAGGTGTATTTGAAGCTTCCAAACTACCAGAGTCATCTCATCTGCGGTTCACAAGCGTCAGTAGCTGTGAAAATATATTTCTTCTCAGCAGCCATTGTGGTAAGCTTGTGTTATGGGATACAAACGCTCCCACACGCCCTCAAGAAATTCGAACCCGACACACAGAAAAGGGTGAAAGCTCCATTCTTGAGGGGTTTTTGGTGTCCAATGACAAACTATTTGTGTGGTGGAAAGGACAAAATGTTGTCAATATATTTGTCGAGAGAGAGGAATATACCCAGCTGCACTGCACTCATGAGATAACCTGTGTGTCATGTTCTGAGGGTGGTAATATAATTTACTGTGGACAGAATGAAAGTTCTGTGACAATATTTGATTGGGCCAATGGCCAGCTTCTTGCCACTATCACTTGTCCAAAAAAGATACCATTAATTGACATGATTCATGTCTCTGAATGTGATGAGCTACTAACTTGCATAGATGAAGCTGGGAATGTGTTTGCTTGGAATCTTGAGATTATAACAGAACCAGTTCTGATAAGTGAGACCCATTGCAGAACCTTGGAGAAGGTGTTAAACATTGACCACAAAAGGGACAACTTTCTCCTCATTTGTAAAAGGCAACAAATACAACTTATTGACATTCATCAAATGGATGTGCTCGATCAATTAAATCCACcaaaaggaaaaacatttaaGATAGCATTTATGGATCGAGACTCCCACTTCATCCTTGGTTTGCTTAGCAATTGCCCATTTCTGCTAGTGTGGAACTGTGCCAGTGGACAATGTGTGTTGAGTTTGGACACAAATGGTCAAACTAGTAATCTTCTGAATTGTGGGGCCATTTACCTGGCAGCAATCACAAATTCATGTGTTCTTATTTGGGACATGGATCTTATCACGGCTTCAGCAATGGCCCCAAAATCTGGAAAGAGGGTGGAGATGGTGGTTGTGGGATGTCATGGAAAAAGCTGCTACTCAACAGATGGCTCAGAATATGTATGGAAGTGGGAGGTTTTGAAGGGTAAAGTTGAAGGTTATTTCTTTCACCATGGTTCTGTGGACTCCATGTCCATCTCTGCAGATGGTGACTACCTTGTGACTATTGCAACAGGAGACATCTATGTCTGGGACACCAACAGTGGGAAAAACCTTCACAGAATCTCAGGCAGTCAAGCATACAATGTTTTAATAACTCCCAAAGGGAACACTGGAGTAACCCTTTCAGAGACCAGCCCATCAAGGGTTTGGAAGCTGCAGAGTGGCCACAAGATTTGCAGCATTCATCTTCATCTCAGAAATCCAATCATTTCATCAGAGAGCACCTTCCTTTTTGGTATTGACACTGGGGACCTCCTGGCTGTAAGTCTCTGGTCTGGTAATGTTAGCAAACGGTTCTCCTGCTCTGACCAGTCAGATGTTGTTGCCTTCCATTCTCTGCTTAACCATCCAGATTATGTGATTGTTGCTTCAGCCACAGGGTCTTTGTACTCCTGGAGGTTAACAGAGGATACTATTTGTCATCAATTCCAACTGCCAGAATCTTTCTTGTGCCAACCTGAGGTCTTCAGACTATCATCAGATGTTGGTTATGCCATCCTTTCAATCACTGAATCCACTATAAACATCTTAGACCTTTCCAAAAGTATGTTGTGCTCTTTGAGAACAGAAGGACCTGTTCAGCAGTCATATGTGGCTGTAGGCATATCTAATCAATATGTGGTATATATATGTTACTCCTCTCAGGAATGCCAGAATGTATTCTGTGATCTTCACGAAAAGCCGATACTGGTAGTTGTCCGTATGGCAGATGGGGAAACAGTTGGCAGGTTCTATTTGTGTAAGAAGCCCTCTACTCTAACCGTGTCAGATGATTTATTAGTGTTTGTAGGGTTTGAGGATGGTTCTGTTGGGGTCTATGCTGTTAATGACGTCAAGATGAGTGACACCAACTGGAAAGGAGATGGTCAAAGACTAATACCTTTGTGTCCATTAGAGGAGTCACTGATGTGGGTACCTCTGGTGAATCCTAACCTTACATGGGTTGAGTTGGCTTCTCTTAAATCATTCTAG
- the rps3 gene encoding 40S ribosomal protein S3 has translation MAVQISKKRKFVSDGIFKAELNEFLTRELAEDGYSGVEVRVTPTRTEIIILATRTQNVLGEKGRRIRELTAVVQKRFGFPEGSVELYAEKVATRGLCAIAQAESLRYKLLGGLAVRRACYGVLRFIMESGAKGCEVVVSGKLRGQRAKSMKFVDGLMIHSGDPVNYYVDTAVRHVLLRQGVLGIKVKIMLPWDPSGKIGPKKPLPDHVSIVEPKEEVLPSTPVSEQKGAKPDVPVMPQGTPVPTA, from the exons ATGGCGGTGCAAATCTCGAAGAAGAGAAAG TTTGTGTCAGATGGCATCTTCAAAGCAGAGCTGAATGAATTCCTAACCAGAGAACTTGCTGAGGATGGTTACTCTGGTGTGGAGGTCCGTGTGACGCCAACAAGAACAGAAATCATCATCCTAGCCACCAG GACCCAGAATGTCCTGGGAGAGAAAGGACGCCGTATTCGGGAACTGACTGCCGTCGTTCAGAAACGGTTTGGATTCCCAGAAGGCAGTGTGGAG TTGTACGCTGAGAAGGTCGCCACCCGCGGTCTATGTGCCATCGCTCAGGCAGAGTCGCTGCGCTACAAGCTGCTTGGAGGTCTGGCTGTCCGTAG ggCTTGTTACGGTGTGCTGCGTTTCATCATGGAGAGTGGAGCCAAGGGTTGTGAGGTGGTTGTCTCTGGCAAGCTGAGAGGTCAGAGAGCCAAGTCCATGAAGTTTGTGGATGGCCTCATGATCCACAGCGGAGATCCCGTGAACTACTATGTTGACACCGCTGTCCGCCACGTACTGCTCCGACAGG GTGTGCTTGGTATCAAGGTGAAAATCATGCTCCCCTGGGACCCCAGCGGCAAGATTGGCCCCAAGAAGCCCCTTCCTGACCACGTCAGCATAGTGGAGCCCAAGGAGGAGGTCCTCCCATCCACCCCAGTGTCCGAACAGAAGGGGGCCAAGCCCGATGTCCCTGTCATGCCACAGGGAACCCCTGTGCCAACCGCATAA
- the kctd14 gene encoding BTB/POZ domain-containing protein KCTD14 produces MSLPDYKSTGKQSTAPVQSKSQVVQLNIGGHVFSTTLGTIRKFPNSTLADLFNGSSKLRMDSEGRYFIDRNGSHFGLILEYLRSEKVPSEHLQEVHKEALYYDIKPLAKAIEDMPQIFGETVGRQQFLARVPNYRENLEVIVKVARAEAIASRYSKIIVCVLRTEDDLARYNDAIDSLDTPKESVVRFGPWKAPASVEDLLDCIRMDIEAKGYKVKIEPHNIDKVFLFKSYNFFYKLTFTWW; encoded by the exons ATGAGTTTACCAGACTATAAATCTACTGGAAAACAGTCCACAGCACCTGTGCAGTCG AAATCTCAAGTTGTTCAGCTCAATATTGGAGGTCATGTTTTCAGCACCACCTTGGGAACCATTCGTAAGTTTCCAAACTCCACACTGGCAGACCTGTTTAATGGGTCATCCAAGCTTCGGATGGACTCTGAGGGTCGATACTTCATAGACCGTAATGGCTCTCACTTTGGGTTGATCCTCGAGTACCTCCGATCAGAAAAAGTTCCCTCCGAACATTTACAGGAAGTTCATAAGGAGGCTTTGTACTATGACATCAAACCTCTAGCCAAAGCCATTGAAGATATGCCTCAGATCTTTGGAGAAACAGTCGGAAGACAACAATTCTTGGCCCGTGTTCCAAACTACCGGGAAAACCTGGAAGTAATTGTCAAGGTAGCCAGAGCGGAGGCCATCGCATCTCGGTACTCGAAGATAATCGTCTGTGTCTTGAGGACAGAAGATGATTTAGCCAGATACAATGATGCCATTGACAGTCTCGACACTCCGAAAGAGTCTGTGGTGAGATTCGGTCCATGGAAAGCTCCAGCTTCAGTGGAGGATCTGTTAGATTGCATCAGAATGGATATAGAGGCCAAAGGATATAAAGTCAAGATCGAACCACACAACATAGACAAAGTGTTTCTCTTCAAAAGCTACAACTTCTTCTATAAACTGACATTCACCTGGTGGTGA